A region from the Muribaculum gordoncarteri genome encodes:
- a CDS encoding TraR/DksA family transcriptional regulator produces MSEKTRYTDEELQEFKELILAKLEKAQRDYDLLKANVMNNDGNDTADTSPTFKVLEEGASTLGKEEAGQLAQRQMKFIQHLQAALVRIENKTYGICRATGKLIPKERLRAVPHATLSIDVKQQNSKK; encoded by the coding sequence ATGAGCGAAAAGACAAGGTATACCGATGAAGAACTCCAGGAATTCAAGGAGTTGATTCTCGCCAAGCTTGAAAAGGCACAGCGCGACTACGACCTGTTGAAAGCCAACGTGATGAACAATGACGGCAATGACACCGCCGACACATCGCCCACATTCAAGGTGCTTGAAGAGGGCGCAAGTACATTGGGAAAAGAGGAGGCCGGACAATTGGCACAGCGTCAGATGAAGTTCATTCAACATCTTCAGGCTGCACTCGTGCGCATCGAGAACAAGACCTACGGAATATGCCGTGCAACCGGCAAGCTGATTCCCAAGGAGAGGCTTCGTGCTGTTCCCCATGCAACATTGAGCATCGATGTAAAGCAGCAAAACAGCAAAAAGTAG
- a CDS encoding DUF4296 domain-containing protein — MRRFVTIFKTLFIAAIAGSMFQACDRTPDYVIGPKEMTSLLVDIHKGESVIDLNRSAYSSDSMRKVVKQSIYAKHGVTAEQVDTSLVWYGHNVEKYIEIYDGVIEQLEKDIKNADVSSGGERLHLAVVGDSVDAWSEVPYRHFFNGEPVDNVKFSFSHDENWEKGDVYTWRFYANNRLSTINWTMAVDYTDGTSDYMTSSVNQDGWNELKLVTDSAKTAKYIYGNISMNPIPGESVYLDSISLVRSRFSPSTYFRGNIKEYRNGKK, encoded by the coding sequence ATGCGCCGTTTTGTCACAATATTCAAAACATTGTTCATCGCTGCGATAGCAGGTTCCATGTTTCAGGCCTGCGACCGCACACCCGACTATGTAATCGGGCCAAAGGAGATGACATCACTGCTTGTCGACATACACAAGGGTGAGAGCGTAATCGACCTTAACCGATCGGCCTACAGCAGTGACTCAATGCGCAAGGTTGTCAAGCAGTCGATATATGCCAAACACGGCGTAACGGCTGAGCAGGTCGACACTTCGCTCGTGTGGTACGGACACAATGTGGAGAAGTACATAGAGATCTACGACGGCGTGATCGAACAGCTTGAAAAGGACATCAAGAATGCCGATGTGTCGTCGGGCGGCGAGCGTCTGCATCTTGCAGTCGTGGGTGACTCGGTCGATGCATGGAGTGAGGTGCCTTATCGTCATTTCTTCAACGGAGAGCCGGTTGACAACGTTAAGTTCTCATTTTCGCATGACGAGAACTGGGAGAAGGGCGATGTATATACCTGGCGTTTCTACGCCAACAACCGATTGTCGACAATCAATTGGACGATGGCTGTCGACTATACCGACGGTACGAGCGATTACATGACATCATCGGTCAACCAGGACGGATGGAATGAACTGAAACTTGTCACCGATTCGGCTAAGACGGCAAAATATATCTATGGCAACATCTCCATGAACCCCATACCCGGCGAAAGCGTGTATCTCGACAGTATATCGCTTGTGCGCTCGCGATTCTCGCCAAGCACCTATTTCCGAGGTAATATAAAGGAGTACCGTAACGGAAAGAAATAA
- a CDS encoding lipoprotein signal peptidase, whose protein sequence is MKLSKGWLATIIIIGVLLIDQIFKIWIKTHFYLGEEYKIADWFYLYFIENNGMAFGMEVGSKLFLTLFRIVAVAALIIYICRIKGKSYIKSGYIVCFALITAGAAGNIIDSVFYGLIFNNPYPPEVATMFPPEGGYAALFHGKVVDMLYFPLFSFYWPEWMPFVGGDHFLFFQPIFNIADAAITVGILVLIIFYSKYLSSPHKSEEIAESNDSNNK, encoded by the coding sequence ATGAAGCTGTCCAAAGGCTGGCTCGCAACGATCATTATAATCGGCGTACTTTTAATCGACCAGATTTTCAAGATTTGGATTAAAACTCATTTCTATCTTGGTGAAGAGTACAAAATAGCCGATTGGTTCTATCTCTATTTTATAGAAAACAACGGTATGGCATTCGGAATGGAGGTGGGAAGCAAACTGTTTCTCACCCTGTTCCGCATTGTTGCTGTAGCGGCACTGATCATCTATATATGCCGTATAAAGGGTAAATCCTACATCAAGAGCGGCTATATAGTGTGTTTCGCGCTGATTACGGCAGGAGCGGCCGGCAATATTATAGATTCCGTGTTTTACGGATTGATATTCAACAATCCTTATCCCCCCGAGGTGGCTACGATGTTTCCTCCTGAAGGCGGATATGCGGCCTTGTTCCACGGCAAGGTGGTCGATATGCTTTATTTCCCGTTGTTCAGCTTCTATTGGCCTGAGTGGATGCCTTTTGTAGGAGGCGACCATTTCCTGTTTTTCCAACCGATATTCAACATCGCCGATGCCGCTATCACCGTTGGTATCCTCGTGTTGATAATATTCTATTCCAAGTATCTCTCTTCGCCTCACAAGTCGGAAGAGATTGCCGAATCGAATGACAGTAATAACAAATAA
- the ileS gene encoding isoleucine--tRNA ligase, giving the protein MKKKFNEYDSFNLSDINRQVLDRWNKEHLFEQSMKVREGCPSFVFYEGPPSANGMPGIHHVMARTIKDIFCRYKTMKGFHVKRKAGWDTHGLPVELGVEKALGITKEDIGKKISVDDYNAACRREVMKYTKEWENLTNSMGYWVDMNDPYITYDNRYIESVWWLLSQLHKKGYLYKGYTIQPYSPAAGTGLSTHELNQPGCYRDVKDTTVTAAFKIVDPRPEMTEWGTPCFLAWTTTPWTLPSNTALCVGPKIEYVCVQTYNPYNGEKISAVLAKERLSAYFKAEGADMPLDEYKPGDKIVPYRVVGSYIGNDLLGMHYQQLMPWVKPVERIDANAPGFVQDYAAANPEKVFSVGKDKFVELEAEAFRVIPGDYVTTEDGTGIVHIAPTFGADDAKVAKLAGIPSLFMINRRGETRPMVDLTGKYYTIDECAPEFVDKCVNVAAYEKHAGDYVKNAYDPKFNANGKYDEAAASKSEDLNIVLCMEMKQAGTAFKIEKHVHNYPHCWRTDKPVLYYPLDSWFIRTTSAREALMANNETIKWKPQSTGTGRFGKWLENLQDWNLSRSRYWGTPLPIWRSEDGTEEICIDSVETLYNEIEKAVAAGVMSANPYKEKGFVPGEYTKANYEKIDLHRPYVDDIVLVSPSGKPMHRELDLIDVWFDSGAMPYAQIHYPFENKEGLDSGELYPADFIAEGVDQTRGWFFTLHAIAGMVFDSVAYKAVISNGLVLDRFGNKMSKRLGNAVNPFEAIEQFGSDPLRWYMIANSSPWDNLKYDSEGVKETARKLFATLYNTYSFFALYANVDGFDNSAPQVPLAERPEIDRWILSLLNTLIREVDEALDDYEPTKAARAINDFVNDNLSNWYVRLNRKRFWGGEMDVDKLSAYQTLYTCLETVALLMAPISPFFADRLYTDLTSVTKGSTESVHLALFPEAGESDENLEARMKLAQEITSMVLSLRRKVNIKVRQPLSTLMIPVLDEAQKEMIESMADLILNEVNVKTIKYVGNDEGVLVKRVKPDFKKLGPKFGKAMKSVAAAISSMSQADIAALERNGSMEFDIDGVKASVELADVEIISEDIPGWQVANDGNITVALDVTITDELRNEGIARDIVNRIQNIRKGRNYDIVDKIKLTFAPDPATEEAIKAYGDYIAKQVLATSLEVAQLADDAAAEVLDIDGTEVKVLIELNN; this is encoded by the coding sequence ATGAAAAAGAAATTTAACGAATACGACAGTTTCAATCTTTCAGATATCAATCGTCAAGTGCTCGACCGATGGAATAAGGAACATCTGTTTGAGCAGAGTATGAAGGTGCGCGAGGGGTGTCCCTCTTTTGTCTTTTATGAAGGCCCTCCTTCGGCCAACGGTATGCCCGGCATCCACCATGTCATGGCACGAACCATAAAGGACATCTTCTGCCGTTATAAGACGATGAAGGGTTTCCACGTTAAGAGAAAGGCCGGATGGGACACTCACGGACTGCCCGTAGAGCTCGGTGTGGAGAAAGCACTCGGAATAACCAAGGAAGATATCGGAAAGAAAATTTCGGTAGATGACTATAATGCCGCTTGTCGTCGCGAGGTGATGAAGTACACCAAGGAGTGGGAGAATCTTACCAACTCCATGGGTTACTGGGTCGACATGAATGACCCCTACATCACCTACGACAACCGTTATATCGAATCGGTGTGGTGGTTGCTCAGTCAGCTGCACAAGAAGGGTTACCTCTATAAGGGTTACACAATACAGCCCTATTCGCCGGCTGCAGGAACCGGCCTCAGCACCCATGAGCTTAACCAGCCGGGATGTTACCGCGATGTAAAGGACACTACGGTGACCGCCGCTTTCAAAATCGTGGATCCGCGTCCCGAAATGACAGAGTGGGGTACTCCCTGCTTCCTCGCATGGACCACAACACCGTGGACACTTCCGTCAAACACTGCACTGTGCGTTGGCCCGAAGATTGAATATGTGTGCGTACAGACCTACAATCCCTACAACGGAGAGAAAATAAGCGCCGTTCTTGCCAAGGAGCGCCTTTCGGCCTACTTCAAGGCTGAAGGAGCCGACATGCCGCTTGACGAGTACAAGCCCGGCGACAAGATTGTGCCTTACCGCGTAGTGGGTTCATATATCGGCAACGATCTTCTCGGAATGCACTACCAGCAGCTTATGCCCTGGGTTAAGCCCGTTGAGCGCATTGACGCCAATGCTCCCGGATTTGTACAGGATTACGCTGCCGCCAATCCCGAAAAGGTATTTTCAGTAGGCAAGGACAAGTTCGTTGAACTCGAAGCTGAAGCCTTCCGTGTAATCCCCGGCGATTACGTTACTACTGAGGACGGTACGGGTATCGTACACATCGCACCCACTTTCGGTGCCGATGACGCCAAGGTTGCCAAGCTTGCCGGCATCCCCTCGCTGTTTATGATAAACCGCAGAGGCGAAACACGCCCCATGGTCGACCTTACCGGTAAATATTACACAATCGATGAGTGCGCTCCTGAATTTGTGGATAAATGCGTCAACGTAGCCGCTTACGAGAAACATGCAGGTGACTATGTGAAGAATGCTTACGACCCGAAATTCAATGCCAACGGTAAGTATGACGAAGCCGCCGCATCAAAGAGCGAAGACCTGAACATAGTCCTGTGTATGGAGATGAAGCAGGCCGGAACCGCATTCAAGATCGAGAAGCATGTACACAACTATCCTCATTGCTGGCGAACCGACAAGCCCGTGCTCTATTACCCGCTCGACAGCTGGTTTATACGCACTACATCGGCTCGTGAAGCATTGATGGCCAATAACGAAACAATAAAGTGGAAACCGCAGTCGACAGGCACCGGCCGATTTGGCAAGTGGCTTGAAAATCTTCAGGACTGGAACCTGTCACGCAGCCGCTATTGGGGCACACCTCTGCCTATATGGCGCAGCGAGGACGGCACCGAGGAGATATGCATCGACAGCGTTGAAACACTTTACAATGAAATAGAGAAGGCTGTAGCCGCTGGCGTTATGTCGGCCAATCCCTACAAGGAAAAAGGATTTGTGCCCGGCGAATACACCAAGGCCAATTATGAGAAAATCGACCTTCACCGTCCCTATGTCGACGACATAGTGCTTGTGTCGCCTTCAGGCAAACCGATGCATCGCGAGCTTGACTTGATCGATGTGTGGTTTGATTCGGGTGCGATGCCCTATGCCCAGATTCACTATCCCTTTGAGAACAAGGAGGGTCTTGATTCGGGCGAACTCTATCCGGCCGATTTCATAGCCGAAGGTGTTGACCAGACACGCGGATGGTTCTTCACCCTCCATGCAATAGCAGGAATGGTGTTTGACTCGGTTGCCTATAAGGCCGTTATATCCAATGGTCTTGTGCTTGACCGTTTCGGCAACAAGATGTCAAAGCGACTCGGCAATGCCGTGAATCCGTTTGAGGCGATAGAGCAATTCGGATCCGACCCGTTGCGATGGTACATGATTGCAAATTCATCGCCATGGGATAACCTGAAATATGACTCGGAGGGTGTCAAGGAAACCGCCCGCAAGCTCTTTGCGACACTTTACAACACCTATTCGTTCTTTGCACTCTATGCCAATGTCGACGGATTTGACAACAGCGCACCGCAGGTTCCGCTGGCTGAGCGTCCCGAGATAGACCGCTGGATTCTCTCACTGCTCAACACGCTCATTCGTGAGGTTGACGAAGCTCTCGACGATTATGAACCCACCAAGGCAGCCCGTGCCATAAACGACTTTGTCAATGACAATCTCAGCAACTGGTATGTGCGTCTTAACCGCAAGCGTTTCTGGGGAGGCGAAATGGATGTCGACAAGTTGTCGGCTTACCAGACTCTGTACACCTGTCTTGAAACCGTGGCCTTGTTGATGGCTCCAATATCGCCGTTCTTTGCCGATCGTCTTTATACCGACCTGACTTCGGTCACCAAAGGCTCGACCGAATCGGTGCATCTGGCACTCTTCCCCGAGGCAGGAGAAAGCGACGAGAATCTTGAAGCACGCATGAAGCTGGCACAGGAGATAACATCGATGGTGCTTTCATTGCGCCGCAAGGTCAATATAAAGGTGCGTCAACCGCTGTCGACATTGATGATTCCCGTGCTCGATGAAGCACAGAAGGAGATGATAGAGTCGATGGCCGACTTGATACTCAATGAGGTAAACGTAAAGACCATAAAGTATGTAGGCAACGATGAAGGTGTGCTCGTAAAACGCGTTAAACCCGACTTCAAGAAGCTCGGCCCGAAATTCGGAAAGGCTATGAAGAGCGTTGCCGCCGCCATAAGCTCCATGTCACAGGCCGATATCGCCGCACTGGAACGTAACGGCTCGATGGAGTTTGACATCGACGGTGTCAAGGCTTCGGTTGAGCTTGCCGATGTTGAAATAATATCGGAGGACATTCCCGGATGGCAGGTAGCCAACGACGGCAATATAACCGTCGCTCTTGATGTGACAATCACCGACGAACTGCGCAACGAGGGTATAGCACGTGACATAGTGAACCGCATCCAGAACATACGTAAGGGACGCAACTATGACATTGTCGACAAAATCAAGCTCACGTTTGCTCCCGATCCGGCTACCGAGGAGGCAATCAAGGCCTATGGCGACTATATAGCCAAGCAGGTACTTGCCACCTCACTGGAAGTGGCACAACTTGCCGATGATGCTGCGGCCGAGGTTCTCGACATTGACGGAACCGAAGTCAAGGTACTCATAGAACTGAACAACTAA
- a CDS encoding helix-turn-helix transcriptional regulator — protein sequence MDFNNLKDKKLKADYALTRAKANMYMGRSLVTDTLLSQAVEFYKAAGDTASYIESAIAQSNHLRSLERKNEAWALIDSIVNDMPCDIQKHLNQVLLGFSFSDKDYERALIIIDRQIKLAHDGDERLDFEIKKITPLVALNRSKDAVALCDSLFALPDAPEEGSNEWLYMRINYAAALGEYRETSPQAVAILKDVIGRMKNVPSDKLVEFYIPMVNLQLNSGNINEATKYVNLVDSLDMDMFDRDPVAASYLEFLKIVLDYEHSGALSLSRLSNTAHSLRKVSNDLEVKRQERDDALESAYDLSRSNYELTIRHQHLWLFIILIMLAGVIIVAVIVFVAHRRRQKLIEAEERIEALEQLAMAATKPSPDDKQALLKKTLLLQIDIIRAFAEAPTAHNQEALKKISNAGNSDSETDALVNWSELYPVIDELYNNFHANLLNDYPGLLSEREIQILCLLRAGFSTKEIGVLIQQTSNSVYVSKTSIRKKLRLLPKEDFITFLATRKPSSGKA from the coding sequence TTGGATTTCAACAATCTGAAAGATAAGAAACTGAAAGCCGACTATGCACTTACCCGAGCCAAAGCCAATATGTATATGGGAAGGTCGCTCGTAACCGACACGCTTTTGTCGCAGGCGGTCGAATTTTATAAGGCGGCAGGTGATACTGCGTCATATATTGAATCGGCTATAGCACAGTCCAATCATCTTCGTTCGTTGGAGCGTAAAAATGAAGCTTGGGCGTTGATCGATTCGATAGTAAACGACATGCCTTGCGATATTCAGAAACATTTGAATCAAGTGCTTCTCGGCTTCTCGTTCTCTGACAAAGATTATGAAAGGGCATTAATAATAATCGACCGTCAGATAAAATTGGCCCACGATGGTGACGAGCGTCTTGATTTCGAGATAAAGAAAATAACCCCGCTTGTAGCGTTGAATAGAAGCAAGGATGCAGTGGCGTTATGTGATTCTCTTTTTGCCCTACCCGATGCTCCCGAAGAAGGCTCAAACGAATGGCTGTATATGCGCATAAATTATGCCGCAGCCCTTGGTGAATACCGTGAAACTTCTCCACAGGCAGTAGCGATCCTAAAGGATGTAATCGGGCGGATGAAAAATGTGCCCTCCGATAAGCTTGTAGAGTTCTATATTCCTATGGTTAATCTTCAGTTGAACTCCGGAAACATTAATGAAGCCACAAAATATGTCAATCTTGTCGACAGCCTGGACATGGATATGTTCGACCGTGATCCGGTGGCGGCTTCCTATCTTGAGTTTCTAAAGATTGTGCTGGACTACGAGCATAGCGGGGCTCTCTCGCTTAGCCGACTATCAAATACTGCCCACTCGCTGAGAAAAGTGAGCAACGACCTTGAAGTAAAGCGACAGGAACGTGACGATGCTCTTGAGAGTGCTTACGATTTAAGTCGCAGCAACTATGAGCTTACCATCAGGCATCAACATCTATGGTTGTTTATAATCTTGATAATGCTTGCGGGAGTAATCATTGTGGCGGTAATCGTTTTTGTCGCTCATCGTCGCCGACAGAAGCTTATAGAGGCCGAAGAACGGATAGAGGCATTGGAACAGCTTGCAATGGCTGCGACAAAACCTTCGCCCGATGATAAGCAGGCACTCCTTAAGAAAACGCTGTTGTTGCAGATCGACATAATCAGGGCTTTTGCCGAAGCTCCTACAGCCCATAACCAAGAAGCGCTTAAAAAGATAAGCAACGCCGGCAATTCGGATTCGGAAACCGATGCCCTGGTAAACTGGTCGGAACTCTATCCCGTAATCGACGAGCTTTACAATAATTTCCACGCTAACCTGTTGAACGATTATCCCGGATTGCTATCCGAAAGGGAGATACAGATTCTTTGCCTCCTTCGTGCCGGATTCTCGACAAAGGAGATCGGGGTATTGATTCAGCAGACCTCAAACTCAGTTTATGTCAGCAAAACATCTATCAGAAAGAAGCTCAGATTACTCCCCAAAGAAGATTTCATAACGTTTCTGGCTACCCGTAAACCCTCATCAGGGAAGGCTTAA
- a CDS encoding AMP-binding protein, protein METTLNGYLQSSVRKNWEELALTDFNGVSFQYRDIARKIAKLHLLYEQAGVKRGDKIALCGKNSSQWAVAFLSAITYGAVAVPILHEFKADNIHHLVTHSEAKLFYTDDAIWENLDPDSMNGLEGVIRLHDYSLIMSRNKRLTNAREHLNEIFGKRYPERFTPDDVVYYKEKKDELALINYTSGSMGFSKGVMLTYNNLWSNIQFTIDGLTFLNPGDGIVCMLPLAHMYGLIVELLHPLVKGCHVYFLTRMPSPRVILEAFATVRPKLIVTVPLIIEKIVKTKVFPLLDKPLMKLLMHIPVIDDRLLEKIKTQLMGAFGGNVQEIIIGGAALNKDVETFLRRINFPYTVGYGMTECAPLVAYAQWDKQRPGSCGQIVDRMEGRIDSPDPEHIPGELWVRGDNVMKGYYKNKDATDAVMKDGWMNTGDLCTMDSDGFIYIRGRNKNMILGPSGQNIYPEEIEQKLNNMPYVAESLVVDSDGQLAALIYPDLELATKQGIHTDTLSKIMDDNIAALNKDLPAYSQIRKVKLYNEEFEKTPKRSIKRYLYQHAK, encoded by the coding sequence ATGGAAACAACATTAAACGGATATCTGCAAAGCTCCGTGCGAAAGAATTGGGAAGAGCTTGCTCTCACCGATTTCAACGGAGTGTCATTTCAATATCGCGACATAGCGCGTAAAATCGCCAAGCTTCATCTTCTGTATGAACAGGCCGGAGTGAAACGAGGCGACAAGATTGCCTTGTGTGGCAAGAACTCCTCACAGTGGGCTGTCGCATTCCTTTCGGCAATAACCTACGGAGCTGTGGCTGTGCCTATTCTGCATGAGTTCAAGGCCGATAACATACATCACCTTGTAACCCACAGCGAGGCAAAGCTCTTCTACACCGATGATGCAATATGGGAGAATCTCGACCCCGATTCGATGAACGGTCTTGAGGGTGTAATAAGACTTCACGATTATTCGCTGATAATGTCGCGAAACAAGCGTCTTACCAATGCCCGAGAGCATCTTAACGAGATATTCGGCAAGAGGTATCCCGAGCGATTCACTCCCGATGATGTCGTCTACTACAAGGAGAAGAAGGATGAATTGGCGTTGATAAACTACACCTCGGGCTCGATGGGATTCTCCAAGGGCGTCATGTTGACCTACAACAACCTGTGGAGCAACATTCAGTTCACAATCGACGGTCTTACTTTCCTTAATCCCGGCGATGGAATAGTGTGCATGCTTCCGCTTGCTCACATGTACGGCCTCATAGTGGAGCTGCTGCATCCGCTGGTAAAGGGGTGTCACGTTTACTTCCTTACCCGAATGCCCTCGCCGAGGGTTATCCTTGAGGCGTTTGCCACGGTGCGTCCCAAATTGATTGTGACGGTTCCGCTGATTATCGAAAAGATAGTGAAGACCAAGGTGTTCCCGCTGCTCGACAAGCCGTTGATGAAGCTGTTGATGCACATTCCCGTCATAGACGACCGACTGCTTGAGAAGATAAAGACTCAGCTCATGGGCGCATTTGGCGGAAATGTACAGGAGATAATCATTGGCGGTGCCGCGCTTAACAAGGATGTGGAAACATTCCTCCGTCGCATCAATTTCCCCTATACGGTGGGATATGGCATGACCGAGTGTGCTCCTCTTGTAGCTTATGCTCAATGGGACAAGCAGCGTCCCGGCTCGTGCGGACAGATTGTCGACCGAATGGAAGGCCGCATCGATTCACCCGATCCCGAGCATATACCGGGCGAATTGTGGGTGCGCGGCGACAATGTAATGAAGGGATATTACAAGAATAAAGATGCTACCGATGCCGTGATGAAGGACGGTTGGATGAATACGGGCGACCTTTGCACTATGGATTCCGACGGATTCATTTACATAAGAGGCCGCAACAAGAACATGATTCTCGGCCCGTCGGGACAGAACATATATCCCGAGGAGATTGAGCAGAAGCTGAACAATATGCCTTATGTGGCCGAATCGCTTGTCGTAGACAGCGACGGACAATTGGCGGCATTGATCTATCCCGATCTCGAGCTCGCAACCAAGCAGGGCATTCACACCGATACGCTCAGCAAGATAATGGACGACAACATAGCGGCTCTCAATAAGGATTTGCCGGCCTATTCACAGATTCGTAAGGTGAAACTCTATAACGAAGAGTTTGAAAAGACACCTAAGCGGTCGATAAAGCGTTATCTCTACCAGCATGCCAAGTGA
- a CDS encoding outer membrane beta-barrel family protein, with the protein MKKSVLILIAIITWLSAAAQTERRLNEVTVVASRTTTDAEGYTTNLRGSDITKGKPAVDVLGFLPNISHENGTFKINGLVASEIYVDGVKLSDLSELDNIPGEMIDKVQVKYLAGADHNASLSGGSIMITLRCPPEGGYYGSILANADWYRSCDFGNAGISGMINYRYKGLSVYNNLYAGNTKFEENSAQTLSGPDLHTFLTETSKSHGFNFRNRLSLTQQLQSGAQLGGSYLISMSSPRPSSVSYDGNTISSVSIRENTSLQEGTIMFMQPLGSRGTQLQLTADYLNRHSNDNSSYFLDSERAAAIKETTNLNLWKFKADFMYPHSRSLIWKFGASAQFISSSYTPADILKNDRFETSDIPTKTSGLTPIVYASAQGRIWKLKYSAGMNWQLNRITYEDRSANRKNTNTQWSMNPTVQVMMPFGPGMDHALMVSYKRTLSDIPYTAISSVINWSDAYNYTVGNPDLKAQSADIVMAGLSLLRNKINITALYAVSHDRIYWQTLQSGENPDVFYTMPLNINSQGVWGFGAEWIESPSRVWCFKLSGRVEITPENTMLDGIHYNKTRVKEYFYFNNNFRFGHGWGGMLNANFEPTFRTLDRTYHVVYNVSGQIYRTFLNDNLQVALDFTPIGNRRKLDRYADANKVSYKYTTPVQYVGFSLTWNFAGGKSVNVDVVDGIQNYYETKDNR; encoded by the coding sequence ATGAAAAAATCAGTTTTGATTCTAATTGCAATCATCACATGGCTTTCGGCGGCCGCACAAACCGAACGCCGACTTAATGAAGTGACGGTAGTTGCCTCTCGCACGACAACCGATGCCGAAGGCTACACCACCAATCTTCGCGGTTCTGATATAACAAAAGGCAAACCCGCAGTCGATGTCCTCGGTTTTCTCCCAAACATATCACACGAAAACGGCACATTCAAAATCAACGGACTTGTCGCAAGTGAGATATACGTTGACGGCGTGAAACTCTCCGACCTGTCGGAACTTGACAACATCCCCGGTGAAATGATCGATAAGGTGCAGGTAAAATACCTTGCCGGAGCCGACCATAATGCATCACTCAGCGGAGGAAGCATAATGATTACACTCCGTTGTCCTCCTGAGGGAGGCTATTACGGAAGTATCTTGGCAAATGCCGACTGGTACAGAAGTTGCGACTTCGGTAATGCGGGAATAAGCGGTATGATAAACTATCGATATAAGGGATTAAGCGTATACAATAATCTATATGCCGGGAACACAAAATTTGAGGAGAATTCCGCTCAAACATTAAGCGGTCCCGACCTTCACACATTCCTGACTGAAACCTCAAAATCTCACGGATTCAATTTCAGAAATCGTCTTAGCCTCACACAACAGCTTCAATCAGGCGCACAATTGGGAGGCAGTTATCTTATATCCATGTCATCGCCCCGCCCGTCATCCGTGTCTTATGACGGCAACACAATTTCATCGGTCAGCATCCGTGAAAATACATCGTTGCAGGAAGGTACAATAATGTTCATGCAACCGCTTGGATCACGCGGCACTCAATTGCAACTTACAGCCGACTATCTTAACCGTCACAGCAATGACAACAGTAGCTATTTTCTCGATTCGGAAAGAGCGGCTGCAATAAAGGAAACCACCAATCTAAATCTTTGGAAATTCAAAGCCGATTTCATGTATCCGCACAGCCGCTCTCTTATATGGAAGTTCGGTGCATCCGCACAGTTTATATCGTCATCTTACACTCCTGCCGACATCCTTAAAAACGACAGATTTGAAACGAGCGACATTCCAACCAAAACCTCCGGCCTTACCCCTATTGTATATGCCTCGGCACAAGGCCGGATTTGGAAACTTAAATACAGTGCCGGGATGAACTGGCAACTAAACCGTATAACCTACGAAGACCGTTCAGCCAATCGCAAAAACACAAACACCCAATGGTCAATGAATCCCACTGTTCAGGTGATGATGCCGTTTGGCCCGGGAATGGACCATGCCTTAATGGTAAGCTACAAACGAACATTGAGCGATATCCCCTACACTGCCATATCATCTGTCATAAACTGGAGCGACGCATATAACTACACCGTAGGAAATCCCGATCTCAAAGCTCAGTCGGCCGACATTGTCATGGCCGGACTGTCGCTACTGCGAAACAAAATCAACATCACCGCTCTTTATGCCGTGTCGCATGACCGTATCTACTGGCAGACATTGCAAAGCGGAGAGAATCCCGATGTATTCTATACGATGCCATTAAACATCAATAGTCAGGGTGTATGGGGTTTCGGTGCGGAATGGATCGAATCACCGTCACGGGTGTGGTGTTTCAAACTCTCAGGCCGCGTAGAAATTACTCCGGAGAATACTATGCTTGACGGAATACATTACAACAAGACTCGCGTCAAGGAGTATTTTTACTTCAACAACAACTTCCGATTCGGTCATGGCTGGGGAGGAATGCTTAACGCCAATTTCGAGCCTACGTTCCGCACTCTCGACCGCACATATCATGTCGTTTACAACGTAAGCGGACAAATTTACCGAACATTCCTGAATGACAACCTTCAGGTTGCATTGGATTTTACTCCTATAGGAAATCGTCGAAAACTCGACCGATATGCCGACGCAAACAAAGTTTCATATAAATATACTACTCCGGTACAGTATGTGGGATTTTCGCTTACATGGAATTTCGCAGGAGGCAAAAGCGTAAATGTAGATGTTGTTGACGGCATCCAGAACTACTACGAAACCAAAGACAATAGATAA